The DNA sequence TCGGCCGGACTCGGCCTGATCACCGGCGCCGCGCTTCTCGTGAGCGAGCGCGTGCCGCGACGGTACTCCGCCCTCATCACCGTCGCGATCGCCTTCGGCGTGGCGCTCGTGGTGTTCCTGCTGCTGCGCGGGGGCTGGGGTTCCGGCATCCTGTCCGCGCTCATCGCGCCGCTCGTCGTCCTGCTCCCCGGGGCCCTGCTGACCACGGCCGTGCTCGAACTGTCCACGGGCAACATGATCTCCGGCGCGGGGCGTCTTGCCGCCGGGGGGATGCAGCTCGTCCTGCTCGGCGCCGGGATCGTCACGGCAGGCGCGGTCGTCGGGGTGCCGGACGTGGATTTCAGCAAGAACCCCGAGATGCTCGGCCCGTTCGCGCCGTGGGTCGCGGTCGCGGTGTTCGGCATGGCGATCTCTGTGCATCGGTGCGCGCCGCGGCGGACGATCGGCTGGATCCTGCTCGTCCTCTACGTCGCGTACTCGGCGCAGATCCTCGGCGGTCTCGTGCTCGGCGGTGTGCTGTCGGCGTTCATCGGGGCGCTCGTGGTGACGCCGGTGACGGCGCTCGTGGCCCGGCAGCCCTCCGGGCCGGCGGCGCTCATCAGCTTCACCCCCGCGTTCTGGCTGCTCGTCCCCGGAGCCCTCGGCCTCGTCGGGGTCGCCGACGTGCTCGGCGGTGATTCGGCCGCGGGCTCCTCGCTCGTCGCGACGCTGTCCACGATGGTCGCGATCGCCCTCGGCGTGCTGGCCGGCTCCAGCCTGTCCAACCGGATGCGGCGCCCCGCGCTCTGAAGCGGCTTGGTAGTCTGCGGCCGACCCTTCGTACGGCTCGGAAAGCAGATTGCGGATGATCGATCAGGTTCTTCTCTCCATCCCCGACGGTCAGGAGGATGTGACCGTCGTGCGGCCCATCGACGGCCTCAGCTACATCGACCCGGACGATCCGGCGATGCCGTCCTACCGCGTGATCGCGAACAACCGCGCGCCCGTCGCGTTGCGCGACATGATGATCATCCCGGTGCGCACCGGCTACGTCGGGGGCGGCGCCCATGTCGCGCCGGACCCGGCGCTCGTGCCTCCCACCGGTGCCGAGGCCGTCCCGGACGTCGAGGTCACGGTGGTGTACCTGCCGGTGAGCGGGGGTGTCGCGCGGTGCCAGGTCTATCGGCCGCGCTCAGCATCGCCCGCAGAGCTGCTTCCGGTTCTGCTCTACGTGCACGGCGGAGGATTCACCGTGGGCAGCTCCGATGACACCGACTACATCACGCGGCGCCTTGCGCGGGACAACGGCATGCTCGTCGTCTCGGCGGACTACCGGCTCGCGCCGGAGTACCCCTTCCCGACGCCGTTGGAGGACGTCTACGACGTGTACCGCTGGCTGCGCGCGGACGCGGCCCGGGTGGGCGGCGACCCGGCGTGGGTCGGGGCGGCGGGCGATTCGGCCGGTTCGAATTTCGCGGCGGCTCTGCCTCTGCGCGCCCGGGCCGATGCGGTGCCGGTGCCGTCCGCGGTCGTGCTGCTGGGAGCGTTCGTCGACTTCGTCGCCGAGAGGTGGCCCTCGTTCCAGGCGATGGCCCCCCGCGGGATCGTGTACGACAGCGCCTTCTTCGGTTTCATCCGGGGCGCTTACGTGCCGACCACGCCGTGGACGGACCCGCTCGTCAGCCCGATCTACGGCGACCTCGCGGACTACCCGCCGACCGTGATCGCTACGGGGACGCACGACCCGATCGTGGACTCTGCGCGTGCCTTCGCCGACCTGCTGCGGGAGGCGGGCACCCCGGTGGCCGGATACTTCCCCGACGGCATGCCGCACGGCTTCTACTTCTTCCCGGACGTGCAGGTGCCCGAGGGGGATAGGGCGTTCGATGAGGTCGCGCGCTTCTTGGCCGCCCATCGTCCGTGACGCGGACGAACTCACGGCGCGCTCACAGTTTGGCGGGACCAAAAACCCCGGCGGCGCGGTTCTGTTGAAGTGACGCGGCAGCCAGCCGCGTCGACCGAGGAGGAACCCATGTCCCACGACTACCGCGCGACGGCCGACGCCCTGAGCCGGCTGACCCCCGCGCAGTACCGCGTCACGCAGGACGACGGCACCGAGCCGCCGTTCCGCAACGAGTACTGGAACCACCACGAGCCCGGCATCTACGTCGACGTCGTCTCGGGCCAGCCGCTGTTCTCGTCGACCGACAAGTACGACAGCGGCACGGGCTGGCCGAGCTTCACCCGCCCGATCGAGCCCGCGGCCGTCACCGAGAAGGTGGACGGAATGCTGTGGATGAAGCGCACCGAGGTGCGCTCGTCGGGCGCCGACAGCCACCTCGGGCACGTCTTCGACGACGGACCTCGGGATGCCGGGGGCCTGCGCTACTGCATGAACTCCGCCGCGCTGCGCTTCATCCCCGTCGCACAGCTCGAGGAGCAGGGTTACGGTGACTACCGCAGCCTCTTCGACACGACCACCACACAGGAGAACGCATCATGACCAGCGGACCGAACGACACCGGCGAGATCACCCGCACCCCCGGAACCGAGACCGCCGTCCTCGCGGGCGGTTGCTTCTGGGGCGTGGAGGACCTGATCCGTCGCCAGCCCGGCGTGCTCGACACCCGCGTCGGCTACACCGGCGGAGCGAACGACCACGCGACCTACCGCAACCACCCGGGCCACGCCGAGGCCGTCGAGATCGTTTTCGACCCCACGAAGACGACGTACCGCGACATCCTGGCGTTCTTCTTCCAGATCCACGACCCGTCGACGCTGAACCGCCAGGGCAACGACATCGGCACGAGCTACCGGTCGGCGATCTTCCCGCTGGATGCCGAGCAGGAGCGGATCGCGCGCGACACGATCGCCGACGTCGACGCGTCGGGGCTCTGGCCCCGCAAGGCTGTCACCACGATCGAACCCGCGGGCCCGTTCTGGGAGGCCGAGCCCGAGCACCAGGATTACCTCGTGCGGATCCCGCACGGCTACACGTGCCACTTCGTGCGGCCCGGATGGGTGCTGCCCAAGCGCGACGCGACCGTCTAGGACGAACGCGAACGGCCGGGCCCGAGGGCCCGGCCGTTCTGCGTGTCTTCTACAGCGTGCGGGCGAACGGGTCGAAGTCGACCGGCACCGCCGCGATCGGCTCGACCGTGCTCTCGACCGTCACGAACTCGCCGCGAGCGGCGGAGTCCTGCGCGGCGGCCATCGTGTCCAGCACGTGGTAGCCGAGCTCGCCGGTCGCGCGATGCGGGCGGCCCGTGCGGATCGCCCGCGCCATGTCGAGCGCGCCGAGTCCTCGGCCGACGACGACACCCTCTTCGGGCACCTCCGTGAACTCCTGCTCGGCCACGGCGGCGAGCGCGGGGTCGGAGCCCCGGTGGCCGAACGGGCGCGTGATGGCGGTCCGCCCCGTGAACATGTTCGGATCCGGCAGCACGATCGTCCCCTCCGTGCCCGAGATCTCGAAGAAGCCCTGGCGGCGCAGCGCCGAGTCGAAGCTCAGGAGCGACTGCGACTGGGCGCCGCCCTCGAACGTCGCGAGCACGTTGATCGTCGAAGGGACCTCGACCGGGAACGTCTGCCCGGCATCCGGCCCCACGAGGATCGTGCGCTCCTCGACCTGCTTGAGCCCCATCGCGGCGACCGTCGCCACCGGACCGAGGATCGAGATCAGCGTGGTCAGGTAGTACGGGCCCATGTCGAACAGCGGTCCGGCGCCGTTCGCGTACAGGAAGCCCGGGTTCGGGTGGAACACCTCGGGTCCCTGGTACTGCATGCTCGTCTGCGCGAAGAGCGGTCGGCCGATGTCACCGCGTTCGATCGCCCGCTTGGCGGACTGGATGCCGGGCCCGAGCACGGTGTCCGGGGCGATCCCGACCCGAAGGCCCGCCGCATCGGCCTGCGCGAGCAGCGCCCGAGCGCTCTCGCGGTCGATGCCGATGGGCTTCTCGCTCCAGACGTGCTTGCCCGCGGCGATCGCGAGAGAGGAGACCTCGACGTGCGCGGCGGGGATCGTGAGGTTGATCACGAGCTCGACACCGGGGTGGGCGAGGACGTCCTCCGCGGTTCCGGATGCCGGCACCCCGTGCTTCTGCGCCTGCGCGGCGGCCCGCTCGGCCAGCACATCGCCGACGATGAGCACCTCCACGTCGGGGAAGCTGTTCAGGTTCTCCAGATACGTGTCGCTGATGTTGCCGGCACCGATCACGCCGATGCCGACGGGGCCTGATCCGACGGGCGCGAACGCGGCCATCAGGAGAGTCCTCGAGCCGCGAGGAACTCGTACCCGGTGCGGACGCCCGCCCAGATGTCACCCGGGTAGGCGTCGAACTCCACGATGGCGTACTGCGCCGCATGCGCGGCATCGAGCGCGGCGGTCAGCGCGACCGCGCCTTCTCCGGCGGGCACCTGATCGGTCGGCACGGTGCCCAGCGACGGAAGCGGGTCGAGCGTGCCGTCCTTGACGTGGAGGGCCACGACGCGGTCGCCGAGGCGTTCGACGAGGGCCGCCACGTCGGCGCCGCCGGCCGAGGCCCAGTACAGGTCGAGCTCGAGGCCGACCGCGGGATCGAGGTGCTCGGCGAAGATCTCCAGCGCGAACCTGCCGTCGATGCGGTTCGTGAACTCCTGGTTGTGGTTGTGGTACCCCACCGCGATGCCGTACCCGGAGCCGATCTGGGCCGCGGCGTTCAGGGCTTCGGCGGTCTTGCGGATCTCGTCGACGCTCTCCCAGCGGTCCGGGGCGACGAACGGGTCGAACACGGTCGACATGCCGAGCTTCGTCGCGGCCTGGAAGACCTCGTCGGGTGTCGGGACCGCGATCGTCGGGTCGAACGGGTTCTCGGTGCCGGACGCGAGCGAGGCGTGGCCGGTCGGGGAGGCGAGTCCGTGTCGGGTGAATGCCTCGGCGAGCTCGTCCGCCCGGGTCACGAAGCCGAACGCCTCGACGTTGCGGAAGCCGATCTCGCGGAGCGAGGCGAGCGTCGCGTCGGCGTCGGCGGTGAGTTCGTCTCTCACCGTCCACAGCTGGACGGAGATTGCGGGGGTGGTCATGGAGCGGTCCTGCTTTCTTGCGGGCGGGCGAGCTTTTGGGAACGGTACCACAGAAAACCACCACCTGGAGGTTTTTCTTGGTACGCTTCGGATATGCCCGCGCCGACGCCCTCCGACGAAGCCGGGACGAGTCGTCGCCCGTACGCGAAGGGCGTCGCGCGGCGGCAGGAGATCCTCGACCGGGCGATCGAGGTGTTCGCGGCGAAAGGCGCCGAGGGCACGTCGCTGCGGGCGATCGCCGAGAGGATCGGGGTCTCGCATGCGGCCCTGCTGCACTACTTCGGCTCACGCGAGGAGCTCCTCGTCGAGGTGCTGCGGCACTGGGAGGCGCTGCGCGGGGGAGCCCCCCGCGAAGTGGTGGGCGCGATGGTGGCCGCGGCCGAGCGCAACGTGACCGTTCCCGGATTCGTCGCGCTGTACACGTCCCTCCTCGCCGGCGCGGTCGAGCCCGACAAGGCCTACTCCCGCGAGTTCTTCTCGGCGCGCTTCGCGCGACTGCGCGGGGAGATCGCACGTCTGATCCGTCTCGGACAGGCAGACGGGACGATCCGCACGGACGTGGACGCCGAGGAGATGGCCGCCCTCGTGATCGCCGCCTCCGACGGGCTGCAGACGCAGTGGCTCCTCGATCCGGCCGTCGACATCGCCCGGAGCCTGCTGCTGCTGGAGCGCATCCTCGCCGTCCCGCAGGTCGCTCAGAAGAATTTCGACGAACCCGCGTAATGGACGGCGCGGCCCGGCGTCCTGGGTGTGTGAAGTAGAGATCCATGTACTTCGCGGTGCTGCCCCAACAGTGCCTGGGCCGTCGCTGCTTGGTTTCATCCCCAGAAGTCAGCGTCGGCCCTTAACTGTCTCCGCGGGCTTCGTCGAGCGCTTCGGCTTTCTTTGCCGGCATCCGCGTGATATGCATTCCTCATGGCAGACGATGTGGGGTCGTCGCATGTTCGCACCGATTTTGGGGAATTGAGCGACGCCGAGCTCGTGCGCGCCACCCGGGAGGGCTCGCGGCGTGCGTATGCCGCGCTGTACGCGCGGCACTCCTCAGGCGCGCTCAAGTACGCGCGCACCCTCTCCTCGTCGGATGCCGATGACGTGGTCTCCGAGGCGTTTCTGAAGGTGTACTCCGCCCTTCGCGCGGGGAAGGGCCCCGAGGAGGACTTCCGCTTCTACCTCCGCTCAGCGGTGCGCAACACGTTCGTCTCCATGGTGCGTGCGCGCCGGACGGTCGATGCCGGTGACGCGATCGAAGAGGTCGTCGGCGATCGCGGCGCCGATGTCGCCTCGCTCCGCAGCTTCGACGGATCGACCACGGCCAAGGCTTTCCTGTCGCTGCCGGCGCGGTGGCAGGAGGTGCTGTGGTACCTCGAGGTCGAGGGTTTCAGCCGGGAGCGCACGGCCGAGATCCTGGGCATGAACGCGAATGCCGTCTCCGCACTGTCCTTCCGCGCGCGCGAAGCGCTGCGGACGGCCTGGGTGCAGCAGCATGTCGGTGCCCCGTCCGACCTCGACCGGGGCTGCGAGGCGATCTCGCCGCTGCTCGGCGCGCACTCGCGGCGGGGTCTCTCGCGACGTGACCGACTCCGTGTCGAGCACCACCTGACCGGCTGCGTACACTGCCGCTCGATCGTCGACGAGCTGTCCGAACTGCTGACCCCCGGCCGGCTCGCTCTCGCCCTGCTGCCCCTCGTGGTCACCGGCGGTGGATTCGCGGCGTGGGCCGCGCGCTTCGGTGTGGGCTCGACCTCGATCGGTCCCGCGGCGCTCGCCTCGGCATCCGCCGCCGCGCCCTCGACCGCGCTGCTCGCGTCGGTCGGCGGTAGCACGGGTGCGGCGGCCCTGTCGGTCGTGGGCAAGGTCGCCGCGTGCGCCGTGGCGGTCGCGATGATCGTGCCGCCCGCCCAGATGCTGATCGTCGGGGCGAACGACGCGCCGCTCACCCCTCACTCCTCGAGCACGATCCATCGCGCCGTGTTGAGCGAAGACGGGTCGGATCAGGTGTCGCCGACGGGCCCGCTCGTCCACGAGTCTCCGCACACGGACCCGGCCGCGCCCGCGGATGCCGACGATCCGGTCGCGGGCGGACGGTCGGAGTGGGCGGGTACACCCGGTGGTAACCCGGACGGCGGCGGCAACGCGGCAGCCGACGCTGCCGGGGATGCCGGGGGCAATGCGAACGCGGGTGGGAGCAACCCGAATGCTGGTGGCGGAAACCTGAACGCGGGCGGAAGCAACCCGAATGCGGGTGGCGGAAACCCGAACGCGGGCGGTGGCAACGCCAATGCCAATCCCAACGCCGGCGCGACCGGCAACACGAACTCGAAGGGAAACGCGAACGCCAGCGCGAACTCGAGCCGGAATGCGAATGCGAATGCCAACGCGAACGCGAACGCGAACTCGAGCCCGAATGCGAATGCCAACGGGAACGGCAACGGGAACGGCAACGGGAACGGCAACGGGAATGCCGATGGCAACGCGAACGGCAAGGGGCAGCCGAGCGGCAATGCGTCCCCGCAGGCCGGCGACTCCGCCCCGAACGGCGCAGCGGCGTCGAACGGTCAGGGCAGCACCGCGCGCGGCGCGAACGCGAACAGCGCCACGACTCCCGGGGCGAAGGGCGGCCCGGCGGAAGACGCCGCACCGACGACCCCCACCGGCCCGTAGTCATGGCTGACGGGGCGCCTCCGCCGTTCGATCCCGAATTCGACGAGGTGCTGAGCCGACTCGCCGGCACGGTGCCGCCCGCGATCACCCCCGATCTGATCGAGGGTTTCCGCGCGCTTCCGCCGGATCCCACCGTCGGCGGCCTCGTGGCCGCCCTCGGAGTCACGCACGAGCAGCGCACGGTGCCGGGATTCGAGGGGGCGGCCCTGAACGCATCGGTCTTCCGCTCGCCCGCGCAGGGTGCACCGGGCCCCGGCATCCTGTATCTGCACGGCGGAGGGATGGTCTTCGGCAACCGGTTCGGCGGCGTCGGCGCCTATCTGTCCTACATCGCGAGCCACGGTGCCGTCGTGATCACGATCGACTACCGACTCGCACCGGAGCATCCCGACCCGGCGCCGGTCGAGGACTGCTTCGCGTCGGCGCGCTGGATCGCGCAGCACGCGGACGAGCTCGGCGTCGACCCCGGCCGGATCATCGTCGCCGGGCAGAGTGCCGGAGCGGGACTGGCCGCCGGTGTCTGCCTGCTGGCCCGCGACCGCGATGAGCCGGCGATCGCCGCGCAGGTGCTCGTGAGCCCGATGCTCGACGACCGCAACGACACCGGGTCGGCCCAGCAGATCGACGGCCGGGGCGTATGGGACCGCACGAGCAACGCGACCGGGTGGTCCGCCCTCCTCGGCGACCGGCGCGGTGGCGATGCCGTCACGGATGCCGCCGCCCCGGGCCGCGCGATCGACCTCGGCGGTCTGCCGCCCGCGTTCCTCTCGGTCGGCAGCGCCGAGGTCTTCCGCGACGAGACCGTCGCGTATGCGTCGCGCATGTGGGCGGGAGGCGGCGACGCCGAGCTGCACGTCTGGCCGGGAGGATTCCACGGGTTCGAGAACTTCGCTCCCCAGGCGGCACTCTCCCGTGCGGCGGCGGCTGCGCGGGACGGATGGCTCACCCGGTTCCTGAATCGGTGACACGCTCGCCGTAGGCGCGCGGGCGCGACAGACTGTCTGGCATGACCCACGCGCCCGAACCCGATCACATGCACGCCATCTCGGACGACACCCGCGACACCGTCGACGAGGTGCTGCACTACGCCCGACGACGTGCGCTCTTTCAGGACATCCCGCTCGACAAGGCGATGTCGCCGCGCGACCTGGCCCGGCTGGCGTCGGGATCGATCACCGCCGACGGCATCGGGGCGCGACGGGCGATCGGGCTGTTCGAGAACGTGCTCGCACCGGCCTGCATCTCCACCGACCACCCTGGATACCTGTCGTTCATCCCGTCCGCGCCGACGAAGGCCGCCCTCGCGTTCGACGTGGTGGTCTCCGCGTCGGCGATCTACGCCGGGTCGTGGATGGAGGGTGCGGGGGCGGTCTACGCCGAGAACGAGGTCCTGCATTGGCTCGCGCGCGAGTTCGGCCTGCCCGAGGGCGCCGGCGGCGTCTTCGTGCAGGGCGGCACGATCGGCAATCTGTCCGCTCTCGTCGCCGCGCGCGACGTGGCGCGGCGACGCAATCGCCAGGTCGGGCGCGAGGACCCCGCGCGCTGGATCATCGTCTGCAGTGCGGAAGCGCACTCCTCGATCGCGTCGGCGGCCGCGGTCATGGACGTCGACGTCGTCACCGCGGCACCGGATGCCGAGGGGCGGCTGCATGGCGAAGCGGTGAGCGCTCTGCTCGACGAGCACGGCCCAGCGGTGTTCGCCGTCGTCGCCACGGGCGGCACCACGAACTTCGGCATCGTGGACGACATCGCCTCGGTCGCCGCGGCGACGCGTGGGAGGGACGTCTGGCTGCACATCGACGGCGCCTACGGGCTCGCCGCGATGCTCGTCGAGAGCATGCGGCCGGCCTTCGAAGGTGTCGGCGAGGCGGACTCGGTGATCGTCGACCCGCACAAGTGGCTTTTCGCGCCGTTCGACGCGTGCGCGCTCATCTACCGCGATCCCTCCGTAGCCCTCGCCGCGCACACGCAGAAAGCCGAATACCTCGACACGCTCACCGAATCCGCCGACTGGAACCCGTCCGACCTCGCGATCCAGCTCACGCGGCGTGCGCGCGGACTTCCGCTGTGGTTCTCGCTCGCGACGCACGGCACCGAGCACTACCGGGCCGCGATCGACGGCGGCATCCGTCTGGCTCGTCGCATCGCCGACGAGATCACCGCTCGAGAAGGGGTCTCGCTCGTCCGCGAGCCCCAGCTCTCGGTCGTCGTCTTCCGGCGGGAGGGCTGGTCGCCGGCGGACTACCAGGCGTGGTCGGACCGGCTGCTGGAGGACCAGCGGGCCTTCGTCGTCCCGAGCTCCCACGCGGGGGAGACGGTGCTGAGGTTCGCGATCATCAGTCCGCTCACGACGTTCGAGACGCTCACCGACATCCTCGACACCCTCGCCTGAGCGGTCCGGGAGAGCGGGAGGCGGGGCGACGCGCAAGACCATTGCCAGAGGGATAGGTCGCACATAGACTCGTCGAACTGCTCGGCAGTCGGGGCGGACGGCGTCGTCGGTCCCGGAGTCAGGACCTCAATCCCCCCAGGAGTGTCATGCATTCTCGACCACGCGCCCTCATGTCCGCGGTCATCGCCGCGATCGCCGTTCCGGCCCTGATCTTCGGCTCCGCGCCGGCATGGGCGGCTGATCCGATATCTCCACCGACGTTGCCCGACGCCGCGACCGGCGACGGCTACGACACCCCAACTCCTCGCGGTCTCGCCGACAGCCTGAAGAGGGCGTCGGGTGCGGTGGAGGTCAGCGTCCGGCTCGCCGAACCGGCGATCGCCGAGACGGTGCCCGAAGGGGCGATCGCCGACGGCACCGTGCCCGGGGCATCCGACCAGCTGGCGCAGAAGGACCGCGTCAACGCGCAGCAGGACGAGTTCGTCGCCGCGGCCGATGATCTCGGTGTGACCGAGCTCGCCCGCACCGACCTCGCTGCGAACATCGTCGCGGTCTCGGTCGACGCCGGGCAGCTGGAGAGCCTCGCGGCTCTCCCGAACGTCATCTCGATCAACCCGATCCGCACGTACGAGAAGGACATCGTGACGGCGGCCGCGGAGGAGACCGTCGAGTCGGGCAGCCTCGCGCAGGCGATCGACTACGTCCAGGCCGCCCCGCTGCACGCGCAGGGCATCGACGGCACGGGCGTGAAGGTGGCCGTGCTCGACTCGGGCATCGACTTCACCCACCTCAACCTCGGTGGACCCGGCGACCAGGCCGTGACCGACGAGTGCTTCGCGGGAGCCGCGGCCCCCGTGGCCGGCATCTGCGCCACGCTCTTCGGCGAAGGAGCCCCCAAGGTCAAGGGCGGGTACGACTTCGTCGGCGAGAACTGGCCGAACTCCGACCTCGTCCAGGACCCCAACCCGATCGACGCGGGACCCGAAGCGGGCCACGGCACGCACGTCGCCGACATCATCGGCGGCCGGAGCGCCGACGGCTCGCACCTGGGCATCGCCCCGGGCGTCGACCTCTACGGCGTGAAGGTCTGCTCGTCGGTGTCGACCTCGTGCAGCGGCGTCGCGATCCTCCAGGGTCTGGACTGGTCCCTCGACCCGAACGGCGACGGGGACATCTCCGACGCGGTCGACGTCGTCAACATGTCCCTCGGCTCGTCGTACGGCCAGGAGCAGGACGACTCGGCGTTCGCCGCGAACAACCTCGTCAACGCAGGTGTGGTCGTGGTAGCCTCCGCAGGCAACTCCGCCGACCGTCCCTTCATCGTCGGGTCGCCGTCGTCGGCGCCCGGCGTGATCAGCGTCGCGCAGACCTCGCTGCCGGACGACCTGCAGTGGGTCATCCAGACCAGCGCCGGCACCACGATCACGAACGCCGTGCTGCAGTCCTGGTCGCCCGCGCCGACGGGGGTCATCTCCGCTCCGATGGCGCGACCGACGGATGCCGGCGGCATCGGCTGCTCGGCAGGCGCCTACTCGTCCTTCCCGGCCGGCTCGATCGCGCTCGTCTCGCGCGGCTCGTGCAACGTGTCGGACAAGGCGGTCTTCGCCCAGGATGCCGGTGCGATCGCCGTCATCATCTACAACAACGCCCCCGGTGACCCGCCCAGCTTCAGCTTCGGCAGCACCGTCCCGGTCACCGTTCCGACATTCAGCATCTCCCAGTCCGCGGGTCAGGCTCTCGTGGCCGCCCTCGCCACCGGGCCCGTCACCGCGACGATCGATCCGGCCAGTGCGATCTCGCTGTCGAACACG is a window from the Microbacterium lacus genome containing:
- a CDS encoding TetR/AcrR family transcriptional regulator — its product is MPAPTPSDEAGTSRRPYAKGVARRQEILDRAIEVFAAKGAEGTSLRAIAERIGVSHAALLHYFGSREELLVEVLRHWEALRGGAPREVVGAMVAAAERNVTVPGFVALYTSLLAGAVEPDKAYSREFFSARFARLRGEIARLIRLGQADGTIRTDVDAEEMAALVIAASDGLQTQWLLDPAVDIARSLLLLERILAVPQVAQKNFDEPA
- a CDS encoding sugar phosphate isomerase/epimerase is translated as MTTPAISVQLWTVRDELTADADATLASLREIGFRNVEAFGFVTRADELAEAFTRHGLASPTGHASLASGTENPFDPTIAVPTPDEVFQAATKLGMSTVFDPFVAPDRWESVDEIRKTAEALNAAAQIGSGYGIAVGYHNHNQEFTNRIDGRFALEIFAEHLDPAVGLELDLYWASAGGADVAALVERLGDRVVALHVKDGTLDPLPSLGTVPTDQVPAGEGAVALTAALDAAHAAQYAIVEFDAYPGDIWAGVRTGYEFLAARGLS
- a CDS encoding pyridoxal phosphate-dependent decarboxylase family protein, which translates into the protein MTHAPEPDHMHAISDDTRDTVDEVLHYARRRALFQDIPLDKAMSPRDLARLASGSITADGIGARRAIGLFENVLAPACISTDHPGYLSFIPSAPTKAALAFDVVVSASAIYAGSWMEGAGAVYAENEVLHWLAREFGLPEGAGGVFVQGGTIGNLSALVAARDVARRRNRQVGREDPARWIIVCSAEAHSSIASAAAVMDVDVVTAAPDAEGRLHGEAVSALLDEHGPAVFAVVATGGTTNFGIVDDIASVAAATRGRDVWLHIDGAYGLAAMLVESMRPAFEGVGEADSVIVDPHKWLFAPFDACALIYRDPSVALAAHTQKAEYLDTLTESADWNPSDLAIQLTRRARGLPLWFSLATHGTEHYRAAIDGGIRLARRIADEITAREGVSLVREPQLSVVVFRREGWSPADYQAWSDRLLEDQRAFVVPSSHAGETVLRFAIISPLTTFETLTDILDTLA
- a CDS encoding sigma-70 family RNA polymerase sigma factor, yielding MADDVGSSHVRTDFGELSDAELVRATREGSRRAYAALYARHSSGALKYARTLSSSDADDVVSEAFLKVYSALRAGKGPEEDFRFYLRSAVRNTFVSMVRARRTVDAGDAIEEVVGDRGADVASLRSFDGSTTAKAFLSLPARWQEVLWYLEVEGFSRERTAEILGMNANAVSALSFRAREALRTAWVQQHVGAPSDLDRGCEAISPLLGAHSRRGLSRRDRLRVEHHLTGCVHCRSIVDELSELLTPGRLALALLPLVVTGGGFAAWAARFGVGSTSIGPAALASASAAAPSTALLASVGGSTGAAALSVVGKVAACAVAVAMIVPPAQMLIVGANDAPLTPHSSSTIHRAVLSEDGSDQVSPTGPLVHESPHTDPAAPADADDPVAGGRSEWAGTPGGNPDGGGNAAADAAGDAGGNANAGGSNPNAGGGNLNAGGSNPNAGGGNPNAGGGNANANPNAGATGNTNSKGNANASANSSRNANANANANANANSSPNANANGNGNGNGNGNGNGNADGNANGKGQPSGNASPQAGDSAPNGAAASNGQGSTARGANANSATTPGAKGGPAEDAAPTTPTGP
- a CDS encoding Gfo/Idh/MocA family protein, yielding MAAFAPVGSGPVGIGVIGAGNISDTYLENLNSFPDVEVLIVGDVLAERAAAQAQKHGVPASGTAEDVLAHPGVELVINLTIPAAHVEVSSLAIAAGKHVWSEKPIGIDRESARALLAQADAAGLRVGIAPDTVLGPGIQSAKRAIERGDIGRPLFAQTSMQYQGPEVFHPNPGFLYANGAGPLFDMGPYYLTTLISILGPVATVAAMGLKQVEERTILVGPDAGQTFPVEVPSTINVLATFEGGAQSQSLLSFDSALRRQGFFEISGTEGTIVLPDPNMFTGRTAITRPFGHRGSDPALAAVAEQEFTEVPEEGVVVGRGLGALDMARAIRTGRPHRATGELGYHVLDTMAAAQDSAARGEFVTVESTVEPIAAVPVDFDPFARTL
- the msrA gene encoding peptide-methionine (S)-S-oxide reductase MsrA, whose protein sequence is MTSGPNDTGEITRTPGTETAVLAGGCFWGVEDLIRRQPGVLDTRVGYTGGANDHATYRNHPGHAEAVEIVFDPTKTTYRDILAFFFQIHDPSTLNRQGNDIGTSYRSAIFPLDAEQERIARDTIADVDASGLWPRKAVTTIEPAGPFWEAEPEHQDYLVRIPHGYTCHFVRPGWVLPKRDATV
- a CDS encoding alpha/beta hydrolase, which produces MIDQVLLSIPDGQEDVTVVRPIDGLSYIDPDDPAMPSYRVIANNRAPVALRDMMIIPVRTGYVGGGAHVAPDPALVPPTGAEAVPDVEVTVVYLPVSGGVARCQVYRPRSASPAELLPVLLYVHGGGFTVGSSDDTDYITRRLARDNGMLVVSADYRLAPEYPFPTPLEDVYDVYRWLRADAARVGGDPAWVGAAGDSAGSNFAAALPLRARADAVPVPSAVVLLGAFVDFVAERWPSFQAMAPRGIVYDSAFFGFIRGAYVPTTPWTDPLVSPIYGDLADYPPTVIATGTHDPIVDSARAFADLLREAGTPVAGYFPDGMPHGFYFFPDVQVPEGDRAFDEVARFLAAHRP
- a CDS encoding threonine/serine ThrE exporter family protein; this encodes MPPIAFSALAAAIVLVAAGLFLLARRSRAERDIAIGARAALMTGSLPIAEDAKPDAAATLAATEAVGGAMTDAGYSVETIQNVLADIAETNGLPESQALVFPNALLVSARGDGQHRTGATASGDGQLLFSQIDEVQRTVDAARTGLLDPQSTIEKIARVRDMTPTYGRVVRVVAYGFLSGALAVLLGSTWTGVSLSAGLGLITGAALLVSERVPRRYSALITVAIAFGVALVVFLLLRGGWGSGILSALIAPLVVLLPGALLTTAVLELSTGNMISGAGRLAAGGMQLVLLGAGIVTAGAVVGVPDVDFSKNPEMLGPFAPWVAVAVFGMAISVHRCAPRRTIGWILLVLYVAYSAQILGGLVLGGVLSAFIGALVVTPVTALVARQPSGPAALISFTPAFWLLVPGALGLVGVADVLGGDSAAGSSLVATLSTMVAIALGVLAGSSLSNRMRRPAL
- a CDS encoding alpha/beta hydrolase, with protein sequence MADGAPPPFDPEFDEVLSRLAGTVPPAITPDLIEGFRALPPDPTVGGLVAALGVTHEQRTVPGFEGAALNASVFRSPAQGAPGPGILYLHGGGMVFGNRFGGVGAYLSYIASHGAVVITIDYRLAPEHPDPAPVEDCFASARWIAQHADELGVDPGRIIVAGQSAGAGLAAGVCLLARDRDEPAIAAQVLVSPMLDDRNDTGSAQQIDGRGVWDRTSNATGWSALLGDRRGGDAVTDAAAPGRAIDLGGLPPAFLSVGSAEVFRDETVAYASRMWAGGGDAELHVWPGGFHGFENFAPQAALSRAAAAARDGWLTRFLNR
- the msrB gene encoding peptide-methionine (R)-S-oxide reductase MsrB, which translates into the protein MSHDYRATADALSRLTPAQYRVTQDDGTEPPFRNEYWNHHEPGIYVDVVSGQPLFSSTDKYDSGTGWPSFTRPIEPAAVTEKVDGMLWMKRTEVRSSGADSHLGHVFDDGPRDAGGLRYCMNSAALRFIPVAQLEEQGYGDYRSLFDTTTTQENAS